In a genomic window of Primulina huaijiensis isolate GDHJ02 chromosome 10, ASM1229523v2, whole genome shotgun sequence:
- the LOC140986645 gene encoding BTB/POZ domain-containing protein SR1IP1-like isoform X2 — translation MMYLEKECSSPSGVTIMSAKKKELLSGDMKRTSQWFGFFSHEIPSDVTVTARGTSFCLHKFPLVSKSGYICKKLSESTDTTKSIIEIPDVPGGPEAFELAANFCYGIHFEITSENIAMLRCAAEFLEMTEDYSTGNLIQRTESYLNEVALKTVPGAVSILHSSENLLPMAEEVRLVSRSTDTISTIMCQDSSKRAVDWWGEDLAVLRIDMFQRVLIAMIARGFKQHDLGQIVMLYAQKSLRGLEIFGKGRKKIEPRQEHEKRVVLETIVSLLPRVKNSISVSFLSMLLRASIYLETTAACRLDLERRVALQLAQAALDDLLIPSYSFTGDTLFDVETVLRITRTFFECEREMNKIGYNYNADEDYNSPSASDTERVTRLLENYLSEIASDRNLSVTKFVDLAELIPEQPRITEDGMYKAIDIYLKAHPSLSDTERKKLCSVMNCQKLSREACAHAAQNDRLPVQTVIQVLYYEQQRLREVMDSSSLNHDSSLHSGKLINHKSVDIHPVSQDENSSLRRENHDLKLELLNMKMKLNELENSSGNKSLSKPVSTLATSHATSTDKPTLSQKYSFISSVSRKLGRFIRADGLLPGTRGRNKPSKTRRHSIS, via the exons ATGATGTATCTCGAAAAGGAGTGCAGTTCACCTTCCGGCGTAACAATCATGTCTGCTAAGAAAAAAGAGCTTCTTTCCGGTGACATGAAGAGGACTAGCCAATGGTTTG GGTTTTTTTCCCATGAAATTCCAAGTGATGTAACAGTTACTGCTCGAGGAACTTCCTTTTGTTTGCACAAG TTTCCTCTAGTCTCAAAAAGTGGATACATATGCAAAAAACTCTCAGAATCCACCGATACCACTAAATCCATTATCGAAATCCCCGATGTCCCGGGTGGGCCGGAGGCATTTGAACTTGCAGCAAACTTCTGCTATGGTATACACTTCGAAATCACCTCCGAGAACATCGCCATGCTTAGATGTGCAGCAGAGTTTCTTGAAATGACAGAGGACTACTCCACAGGTAATTTGATCCAAAGAACCGAGTCATATTTAAATGAAGTCGCATTAAAGACAGTGCCTGGGGCTGTATCGATTTTACATTCGTCGGAAAACCTTCTCCCGATGGCTGAGGAAGTACGGTTGGTGAGTAGAAGCACCGACACCATATCGACCATTATGTGTCAAGATAGCTCAAAGCGAGCTGTCGATTGGTGGGGTGAGGATTTGGCCGTCCTACGAATCGATATGTTCCAAAGGGTTCTCATTGCGATGATAGCAAGAGGATTTAAGCAACATGATCTTGGTCAAATAGTTATGCTATATGCACAAAAATCGCTTAGAGGCTTG GAGATATTTGGAAAGGGTCGGAAGAAAATCGAACCAAGACAAGAACACGAGAAAAGGGTCGTGTTAGAAACAATAGTTAGCCTCTTACCAAGAGTGAAAAACTCGATCTCAGTCAGCTTTCTATCGATGCTTCTTCGAGCTTCGATATACTTAGAAACAACAGCTGCTTGTCGGCTTGATTTGGAGAGGAGAGTGGCCTTGCAACTTGCACAAGCTGCGCTAGATGATCTTTTGATCCCATCTTATTCCTTCACGGGTGATACGCTGTTCGATGTTGAAACTGTGCTACGAATCACAAGAACTTTCTTTGAATGTGAAAGGGAGATGAATAAAATAGGGTATAATTATAACGCAGATGAAGATTATAATTCCCCTTCAGCAAGTGATACGGAGAGAGTGACACGATTATTGGAGAATTATCTATCAGAAATCGCTTCTGATCGTAATCTATCGGTTACTAAATTTGTTGATCTTGCAGAACTTATCCCTGAACAGCCAAGAATAACAGAAGATGGAATGTACAAAGCCATCGACATTTATTTGAAG GCTCATCCTTCTTTAAGTGATACAGAGAGAAAGAAACTTTGCAGTGTCATGAACTGTCAAAAGCTCTCTCGAGAGGCTTGTGCTCACGCGGCTCAGAACGATAGGCTACCGGTTCAAACTGTCATTCAAGTACTTTACTACGAGCAGCAACGTTTAAGGGAAGTCATGGATAGTAGTAGCCTCAATCACGATTCCTCTCTTCATTCAGGGAAACTGATCAATCACAAGTCCGTGGACATTCACCCTGTCTCGCAAGACGAGAACTCATCTCTACGAAGGGAAAATCACGACTTGAAACTCGAGCTTCTGAACATGAAAATGAAGTTAAATGAATTGGAAAATTCTTCAGGCAACAAATCTTTGTCGAAACCTGTTAGCACCTTGGCGACCAGCCATGCCACGTCCACCGATAAACCTACTTTGTCACAAAAATATTCGTTCATAAGCTCGGTTTCAAGGAAACTCGGTAGATTTATACGGGCTGATGGATTGTTACCAGGTACCAGAGGTAGGAATAAACCGAGTAAAACTAGGCGTCACTCAATATCGTGA
- the LOC140986405 gene encoding uncharacterized protein, with product MEYSRFMNPYDKEYMKMAMLKHEETFRDQVNELHRLYRIQKMLMKEITKNRHGPWKCLDLENRAVEFKFSEPARENCRVLEVEDDQNDLELTLGPKSYNQKKIKLAAEQTVASDLRPSLSSSKRTRNSIREELLNQQKWAGLEMSNLSNQERLDNPHWHFKVLSLNMA from the exons ATGGAGTACTCGAGGTTTATGAATCCATACGACAAGGAATACATGAAAATGGCGATGCTAAAGCACGAGGAAACATTTCGGGATCAG GTTAATGAGCTACATCGTCTGTATCGAATCCAGAAAATGTTGATGAAGGAGATTACTAAAAACAGGCACGGGCCCTGGAAATGTCTGGACCTAGAGAATCGGGCTGTGGAATTCAAATTTTCGGAACCCGCGAGAGAAAATTGTAGGGTTTTAGAGGTTGAAGATGATCAGAATGATCTTGAGCTGACGTTGGGTCCAAAGAGTTATAATcagaagaaaattaaattagctGCGGAGCAGACTGTTGCATCAGATCTCAGGCCGAGTTTATCTTCTTCGAAGAGAACAAGAAACTCAATTAGAGAAGAATTGTTGAACCAGCAAAAATGGGCCGGGCTGGAAATGAGTAACTTATCAAACCAAGAAAGATTAGATAATCCCCATTGGCATTTCAAGGTCTTGAGCTTGAATATGGCTTGA
- the LOC140986645 gene encoding BTB/POZ domain-containing protein SR1IP1-like isoform X1, whose amino-acid sequence MLRCAAEFLEMTEDYSTGNLIQRTESYLNEVALKTVPGAVSILHSSENLLPMAEEVRLVSRSTDTISTIMCQDSSKRAVDWWGEDLAVLRIDMFQRVLIAMIARGFKQHDLGQIVMLYAQKSLRGLEIFGKGRKKIEPRQEHEKRVVLETIVSLLPRVKNSISVSFLSMLLRASIYLETTAACRLDLERRVALQLAQAALDDLLIPSYSFTGDTLFDVETVLRITRTFFECEREMNKIGYNYNADEDYNSPSASDTERVTRLLENYLSEIASDRNLSVTKFVDLAELIPEQPRITEDGMYKAIDIYLKAHPSLSDTERKKLCSVMNCQKLSREACAHAAQNDRLPVQTVIQVLYYEQQRLREVMDSSSLNHDSSLHSGKLINHKSVDIHPVSQDENSSLRRENHDLKLELLNMKMKLNELENSSGNKSLSKPVSTLATSHATSTDKPTLSQKYSFISSVSRKLGRFIRADGLLPGTRGRNKPSKTRRHSIS is encoded by the exons ATGCTTAGATGTGCAGCAGAGTTTCTTGAAATGACAGAGGACTACTCCACAGGTAATTTGATCCAAAGAACCGAGTCATATTTAAATGAAGTCGCATTAAAGACAGTGCCTGGGGCTGTATCGATTTTACATTCGTCGGAAAACCTTCTCCCGATGGCTGAGGAAGTACGGTTGGTGAGTAGAAGCACCGACACCATATCGACCATTATGTGTCAAGATAGCTCAAAGCGAGCTGTCGATTGGTGGGGTGAGGATTTGGCCGTCCTACGAATCGATATGTTCCAAAGGGTTCTCATTGCGATGATAGCAAGAGGATTTAAGCAACATGATCTTGGTCAAATAGTTATGCTATATGCACAAAAATCGCTTAGAGGCTTG GAGATATTTGGAAAGGGTCGGAAGAAAATCGAACCAAGACAAGAACACGAGAAAAGGGTCGTGTTAGAAACAATAGTTAGCCTCTTACCAAGAGTGAAAAACTCGATCTCAGTCAGCTTTCTATCGATGCTTCTTCGAGCTTCGATATACTTAGAAACAACAGCTGCTTGTCGGCTTGATTTGGAGAGGAGAGTGGCCTTGCAACTTGCACAAGCTGCGCTAGATGATCTTTTGATCCCATCTTATTCCTTCACGGGTGATACGCTGTTCGATGTTGAAACTGTGCTACGAATCACAAGAACTTTCTTTGAATGTGAAAGGGAGATGAATAAAATAGGGTATAATTATAACGCAGATGAAGATTATAATTCCCCTTCAGCAAGTGATACGGAGAGAGTGACACGATTATTGGAGAATTATCTATCAGAAATCGCTTCTGATCGTAATCTATCGGTTACTAAATTTGTTGATCTTGCAGAACTTATCCCTGAACAGCCAAGAATAACAGAAGATGGAATGTACAAAGCCATCGACATTTATTTGAAG GCTCATCCTTCTTTAAGTGATACAGAGAGAAAGAAACTTTGCAGTGTCATGAACTGTCAAAAGCTCTCTCGAGAGGCTTGTGCTCACGCGGCTCAGAACGATAGGCTACCGGTTCAAACTGTCATTCAAGTACTTTACTACGAGCAGCAACGTTTAAGGGAAGTCATGGATAGTAGTAGCCTCAATCACGATTCCTCTCTTCATTCAGGGAAACTGATCAATCACAAGTCCGTGGACATTCACCCTGTCTCGCAAGACGAGAACTCATCTCTACGAAGGGAAAATCACGACTTGAAACTCGAGCTTCTGAACATGAAAATGAAGTTAAATGAATTGGAAAATTCTTCAGGCAACAAATCTTTGTCGAAACCTGTTAGCACCTTGGCGACCAGCCATGCCACGTCCACCGATAAACCTACTTTGTCACAAAAATATTCGTTCATAAGCTCGGTTTCAAGGAAACTCGGTAGATTTATACGGGCTGATGGATTGTTACCAGGTACCAGAGGTAGGAATAAACCGAGTAAAACTAGGCGTCACTCAATATCGTGA
- the LOC140985813 gene encoding ribonuclease III domain-containing protein RNC1, chloroplastic, with product MNKVCGRYLREKYLHRFIIYSEEVQDAYEHNRRLRNPASTSVQQALHGLAYAVYGKPEVRRLMFEVFDFEQIQPKAMS from the coding sequence ATGAACAAAGTTTGCGGGAGATACTTGAGGGAGAAATATCTCCATCGTTTCATAATTTATAGTGAGGAAGTGCAAGACGCGTATGAACACAACCGAAGGCTTAGAAATCCAGCTTCAACTTCAGTTCAACAAGCCCTTCATGGGCTCGCTTATGCTGTATATGGAAAGCCAGAAGTTAGACGGCTCATGTTCGAAGTTTTCGATTTTGAGCAGATTCAACCTAAGGCTATGTcgtaa